DNA from Cupriavidus necator N-1:
TCGTCAAGATTGCCTTTGTCGGTCCGCTGACCGGTGGCGTGTCGTCGATCGGCCTGGGCGGACGTAATTCCGCGGACCTGGCCGTGCGCTTGCGCAATGCGGACCCGAAGGCCAGGTACACCTATGAACTGGTGGTGCAGGACGACGAATGCCGGCCGAACGTCGGCGTGCAGGTGGCGACCAAGATCGCGGCGGACAAGTCCATTGTTGCCGGCGTGACGCACTTCTGCTCTGCCGTGGCCATGGGTACAGTGGGCGTCTACAACCGCTTCGGCATGCCCGCCGTCGTGTGGGGCGCCGTGCTGCCCGAGGTCACCTACGGCAACAAATTCAAGGAGATCCATCGCGTCAACGGCACGATGATCAACCAGAGCGAAGTGGCAGCCAAATTCATGACCGGGCTGGGCTACAAGAAGTGGGCGATCATCCATGACACCACCGACTACGGCAAGGGCCACAACAAGTATTTCAGCGAGTTCCTTAAGAAGGATGGCGGCACCATCGTAGGCACGTTCGGCGTGACAGCCGATCAGCAGGACTTCACCACGGAGCTGACCAAGATCCGCGAACTGAAGCCCGACGTGGTGTATTTCGGCGGCCTCACGCCGCTGGGCGTGCGCATCCGCACGCAGATGGACAAGCTCGGCATCAAGGCCCAGTTCGAAGGCACGTCGGGCATCAAGTCCGATGCCTATATCGAAGGCGTGGGCAAGCCGCTGTCGGAGGGTTCGCTGGCGTTCATCGAAGGCGCGCCGGTAGAGAAGCTGGCGGGCGGCCAGTTCTTCATGGAACGCTACACGCAGCAGAAATACGGTGAACCGCCCGAAGCGTACGGCCCGTTTGCGTTCGCCGCGGCCAACCTGATCATGGACGCCGTGGAAAAGGTGGGCCCGGACCGCAAGAAGGTGCGTGATGTGCTGAACGGCACCAGGGACGTGAACACCATCATCGGCAAGGTCACCTTCGACGACCACGGCCAGAACGTGGTGCCGCTGATCACCAAGTATGTGGTGGAAGACGGCAAGTGGGTGATCTGGGAAGACAGCACCTACGGCAAGGGCAAGAAGAAGCTGACCGGCCTGTAAGCATGGCGGCCGGGTTCGGGGCGCTCCTGCCCCCCGCCCGGCCCCGCGCCCGCCTGGGCATCCGGAATTCGGAGGATACCGATGAGTGTATTAGGGCAGTACGTCTTTAACGGGCTGATGCTCGGGATGATCTACGCCATGGTGGCGGTCGGGTTCACGCTGTTCTTCGGCGTGCTCGACGTGATCAAGTTTTCTCATGGCGATGTGCTGATGGTGGGCGCGTTTGCCGGGCTGGCGGCATCAGCCGGCGTGGTGGCGATGCACGTGGATTCCCCGTGGCTGCAGCTGCTGGCCATCGTGGTGTGCGCGGTGACGGTGACCGGCCTGCTGGGCGCCGGCATCGCCCGCGTCCTGATCCTGCCGCTGCGCCGTGCGCCACCGCTGAACACGCTGCTGGCCACGCTGATGCTGGGCACGGTGCTGCGTGAGGCGGTCCGGCTGTTCTACCCGGACGGCTCGAACCCGAAGCCGTTTCCCGCGCTGCTGCCCGCTGGCGAGTTCACCATCGGCGCGCTCTCCATCCGCGCGGACAACCTGATCCTGCTGGCCGCCGGCGTAGCCATCATCCTCGGCGTGCATCTGCTGATCACCCGCACGCGCTTTGGCATGGCCATTCGTGCCGTGGCCCAGGATGGCGAAACGGCCCGGCTGATGGGCATCAACTTCGAGGTAGTGGTACTGGTCACGTTTGCGCTGGGGTCCGCCATGGCGGCACTGGCGGGCGTGATGAATGGCCTCTACTACAACGAGATCAACTTCAACGTCGGGCTGCTGCTGGGAGTGATCGGCTTTGCCGCTGCCATCCTGGGCGGGCTCGGCAATATCTACGGCGCCATCCTCGGCGGCTTCCTGTTTGCGGCGCTGCAGGTACTGGGCAGTGCCATGCTGCCGGCCCTGGTGCCAGACATCCCGAGCGCCTACAAGGACGTATTCGCCTTTGCCGTGGTCATCGTGCTGATGGCCTGGAAGCCGACCGGACTCATCGCGGAGAAAGCCAGTGAACGTGTCTGACAACGTCTCGAAGCCGCTGCCTGCGGTCCCCGGCGCAACGACCGACGGCTCGCAACGCCGCCCGGCCATGGTGCTGGCCATCGCGGCCATCGCCATGGTGGCCTATCTCTACTGCTTCCTGCATGCGGAATCGCAGCTGGCAGTGGCCGTGCTGCTGGCACTGGCCGGGGCCGCGGTGTTTGCGGCGGGCCGGCTGGGCCTGACGCAGGCCGTGGAGCAGGCGACAGTGCGGCGACCGGGCCAGTCCAGGCTATGGGCGCTGGCCGGCACGCTGGCGCTGATCGCGCTGTTCCACGAGAGCCATTTCGTCCTGTTGATGCTGTGTGCGGTGCTGCTTTACACCACCGCCTGCCTGGGGTTGACCGTCCAGTTCGGGTTTTCCGGCGTGTCCAACTTCGCGGGCGCGGCGTTCTTTGGCATCGGCGCCTACACCACGGCCGTGCTGGCCACGCACACGGGCATTCCTCACGTGCTGGTGATCGTGCTGTCTGGCGTGGCAGCGGCCGTGATCGGCTCGGTGCTGGTTGCACCCGTGCTGCGCACGCGCGGCCACTATGCGGCGCTGGTGACCATCGCGTTCGGCATCCTGTTCAAGACCTTCCTTGAGGTCAACGACGTGCTGGGCGGGCCGCAGGGCCTGCAGGTGCCCGGGATGACGCTGTTCGGCTTCGCGTTCAATGAGGGCGTGACACTGTTCGGCGTGGACGTGTCGTTCTACGCCAGCTATGCGCTGCTGAGCCTGCTGATCTGCGCAGGCACGTTTGTCGTAGTCAAGGCGCTGGAACGCTCGTGGGTAGGCCTGGCGATGGACGTGGTGCGCACCGACGAGACCGCCGCCGCCGCGTTCGGCCTGCACATCGCCCGCTGGAAGGTGATTGCGTTCATGCTCGGCAACTTCTTTGCCGGCATCGCGGGCAGTGTCTACGGTATGGTCACTGCGTTCGTGGCGCCCAACAACTTCACCTTCGCCGACTCGCTGCTGATGCTGTCGATCGTGATCCTGGGCGGCCTTGGCAACGTGGTGGGCCTGGTGCCAGCGGCGATCATCGTGCTGGTGCTGCCCGAAAAGCTGCAATTCATCCAGGAATACCGCTTCCTGTTCTACGCGGCGCTGGTGATCGCCATCCTGCTGTTCCGCCCGGACGGCCTGATGCCGCGCAAGACCCGCCTGTTCTTTCCCCGGGAGGATGCGCAATGAGCGACGCGATGATCCAGGTGCGCGACCTGACCATGCGCTTTGGCGGCCTGACCGCGCTGGACAAACTCCAGCTCGATATCCGCCGTGGCGAGATCCTGGGCCTGCTCGGCCCCAACGGCTCCGGCAAGACCACGTTCTTCAACGTGCTGACGGGGCTATACAAGGCCAGCGCCGGAACTATCACTTATGACAGCGACAACGTCATCGGCAAGACGCCACAGCAGATCTATCGCAGCGGCGTGGCGCGGACGTTCCAGCGTTCGCGGCTGTCGCTGCCGCTGACGGTGTTCGACAACATCGTGATCGGCGATTACCAGAACATGCAGCACGGGCTGGTCTTCAACCTGTTCCGGCGCAAGGCGTTCCGCGCCGAGTACGAGCGCTACGTGGAGTCGGTGCGCGAGCTGCTGGGCATCTTCAGCCCGCCGCTGGTGGCGCGGCTGTTCGAGCCGGTGGAAACGTTCACGATGATCGACCGCCGCCGCATCGAGGTCTGCCGGGCCCTGATGAGCCGCCCTCGGCTGCTGCTGCTCGACGAGCCTTCGGCTGGCATGACGCATGACGAGACCCACGAGCTGATGGACGACATCCTGCAGGTGCGCGGCAAGCTGCAGGACCTGTCGGTGGTGCTGATCGAGCACGAGATGAACGTGATCGAGCGAATCACCGACCGCTGCATCGTGCTGAACTACGGCAAGAAGATTGCCGAGGGAACCTACGCCGAGATTACCGCCGATCCCGACGTGCAGACCGCCTATCTGGGGGAGGAAGCCGCATGAGCGACAGCACACTGCGCGTGGAAGGGCTGACCACGGGCTATGACAAGGTCAACGTCCTGCACGATGTCTCGATCGAGGTGCCGCCGGGCAAGATCACATGCATCCTTGGCGCCAACGGCGCCGGCAAGAGCACGCTGATCCGTTCGATCCTGGGCCTGACACCGCCGCGCCAGGGACGCATCCTGTGGGACGGCACGGACATCGCGGACGAGAAGACCCACAACATCATCGCACGCGGCATCTCCTGCATTCCCGAAGGCCGCAAGGTGTTCCCGCGCATGACGGTG
Protein-coding regions in this window:
- a CDS encoding branched-chain amino acid ABC transporter substrate-binding protein; its protein translation is MRKKHTAVAAAMAAAATAMVLTAAPAQAKDVVKIAFVGPLTGGVSSIGLGGRNSADLAVRLRNADPKARYTYELVVQDDECRPNVGVQVATKIAADKSIVAGVTHFCSAVAMGTVGVYNRFGMPAVVWGAVLPEVTYGNKFKEIHRVNGTMINQSEVAAKFMTGLGYKKWAIIHDTTDYGKGHNKYFSEFLKKDGGTIVGTFGVTADQQDFTTELTKIRELKPDVVYFGGLTPLGVRIRTQMDKLGIKAQFEGTSGIKSDAYIEGVGKPLSEGSLAFIEGAPVEKLAGGQFFMERYTQQKYGEPPEAYGPFAFAAANLIMDAVEKVGPDRKKVRDVLNGTRDVNTIIGKVTFDDHGQNVVPLITKYVVEDGKWVIWEDSTYGKGKKKLTGL
- a CDS encoding branched-chain amino acid ABC transporter permease, with product MNVSDNVSKPLPAVPGATTDGSQRRPAMVLAIAAIAMVAYLYCFLHAESQLAVAVLLALAGAAVFAAGRLGLTQAVEQATVRRPGQSRLWALAGTLALIALFHESHFVLLMLCAVLLYTTACLGLTVQFGFSGVSNFAGAAFFGIGAYTTAVLATHTGIPHVLVIVLSGVAAAVIGSVLVAPVLRTRGHYAALVTIAFGILFKTFLEVNDVLGGPQGLQVPGMTLFGFAFNEGVTLFGVDVSFYASYALLSLLICAGTFVVVKALERSWVGLAMDVVRTDETAAAAFGLHIARWKVIAFMLGNFFAGIAGSVYGMVTAFVAPNNFTFADSLLMLSIVILGGLGNVVGLVPAAIIVLVLPEKLQFIQEYRFLFYAALVIAILLFRPDGLMPRKTRLFFPREDAQ
- a CDS encoding ABC transporter ATP-binding protein; amino-acid sequence: MSDAMIQVRDLTMRFGGLTALDKLQLDIRRGEILGLLGPNGSGKTTFFNVLTGLYKASAGTITYDSDNVIGKTPQQIYRSGVARTFQRSRLSLPLTVFDNIVIGDYQNMQHGLVFNLFRRKAFRAEYERYVESVRELLGIFSPPLVARLFEPVETFTMIDRRRIEVCRALMSRPRLLLLDEPSAGMTHDETHELMDDILQVRGKLQDLSVVLIEHEMNVIERITDRCIVLNYGKKIAEGTYAEITADPDVQTAYLGEEAA
- a CDS encoding branched-chain amino acid ABC transporter permease — its product is MSVLGQYVFNGLMLGMIYAMVAVGFTLFFGVLDVIKFSHGDVLMVGAFAGLAASAGVVAMHVDSPWLQLLAIVVCAVTVTGLLGAGIARVLILPLRRAPPLNTLLATLMLGTVLREAVRLFYPDGSNPKPFPALLPAGEFTIGALSIRADNLILLAAGVAIILGVHLLITRTRFGMAIRAVAQDGETARLMGINFEVVVLVTFALGSAMAALAGVMNGLYYNEINFNVGLLLGVIGFAAAILGGLGNIYGAILGGFLFAALQVLGSAMLPALVPDIPSAYKDVFAFAVVIVLMAWKPTGLIAEKASERV